A section of the Oenanthe melanoleuca isolate GR-GAL-2019-014 chromosome 6, OMel1.0, whole genome shotgun sequence genome encodes:
- the DKK1 gene encoding dickkopf-related protein 1: protein MRGLVALLAALSCAAPAGRAAAPGAALSSNAIKGPPPGAAEASAAPAPPFDGSNKAPPAATRQPFPCAEDEDCGPEEFCGGAARGGGAPLCLGCRRRRKRCLRDAMCCPGMVCSNGLCTPLEPPHGAAEPDETGTEALPRRTPAPAWLPTAKGQEGDICLRSSDCAAGLCCARHFWSKICKPVLREGQVCTRHRRKGAHGLEIFQRCPCAEGLACRLQRQHDASRLHTCQRH, encoded by the exons ATGCGGGGGCTGGTGGCGCTGCTGGCGGCGCTGAGCTGCGCGGCCCCGGCGGGACGggcggcggctcccggggctgccctgagctccaaCGCCATCAAGGGACCCCCCCCGGGGGCGGCCGAGGCCAGCGCCGCCCCCGCACCCCCTTTCGACGGCAGCAACAAGGCCCCGCCGGCCGCCACCCGGCAG CCTTTCCCGTGCGCCGAGGACGAGGACTGCGGCCCCGAGGAGTTCTGCGGGGGCGCGGCCCGCGGCGGGGGCGCTCCGCTGTGCCTGGGCTGCCGGCGGCGCCGCAAGCGCTGCCTGCGCGATGCCATGTGCTGCCCGGGCATGGTCTGCAGCAAcg GTCTCTGCACGCCCCTGGAGCCGCCCCACGGAGCGGCCGAGCCGGACGAGACGGGCACTGAGGCGCTGCCCCGACGGACGCCCGCTCCCGCCTGGCTCCCCACTGCCAAAG gcCAGGAGGGTGACATCTGCCTGCGCTCCTCGGACTGCGCGGCCGGGCTGTGCTGCGCCCGCCACTTCTGGTCCAAGATCTGCAAGCCGGTGCTGCGGGAGGGGCAGGTGTGCACCCGGCACCGGCGGAAAGGCGCGCACGGGCTGGAGATCTTCCAGCGCTGCCCGTGCGCCGAGGGGCTGGCGTGCCGCCTGCAGCGCCAGCACGACGCGTCCCGCCTGCACACCTGCCAGCGGCACTGA